The genomic window ATCCGGAGCGACAACAGTTGATAGAGCTGTTGAAAGCCAAcacgacatattcgcttggtcggcagcggatatgtccggcaCACCTCTAAAAATAATGACTCACCAACTCAACATCGCCCCTGGCAtgaagccggtgagacagaaaAAATGATCTTTTGCCCCCAAaaaacagaaggccatcgacgaggaagtagacaagctgctcgaggcgagctttatcagagaaaccacatatcctgactggctcgccaatgtcatcatggtgaagaaagccaacagaaagtggaggatctgtatcgactacaccgacctgaatcgagCCTGCCCGAATGACAGCTTTCCACTgccgaagatcgaccaactggtagaTGCGATGTCCggtcatcgactgctcagcttcatggatactTTTGCCGGATATAACCAGATTCGGATGGCACCcgaggatgaagagcatacggccttcgtgaccgccaagggcctttactgttacagagtgatgcccttcggtctgaaaaATGCCGGAGCCACGTACCAGcgcctcgtcaataaggtcttcaaagctcaAATCGGATGCAACATAGAGGTGTatatggacgacatgctggtgaagagcgcacaggcttcagatctgtccaagacttggaagaaaTCTTTCGCACTCTTCggcgacatcggatgaagctaaatccgactaagtgcgccttcggggtaatttcgagaagttcctcggattcctcgtttctcagcgcAGAATTGAGGCtaaccccgagaagataaagcgatcatcgacatgcgacaTCCGAACACCAAAAAGAAGTGCAATagctcaatggaaggatcatcgcactcagctgattcatttctcggtcggcCGAGAGATGCCTCTCGTTTTTTAAAATCCTGAGGCAgacaaaggacttctcttggccgaatgagtgccgcaagccttcgaagatttgaagaagtacctgacttctccacccctgcttgtaaagccagaggtcggagaaatattgtacctttacttggctaccgccccagaggcggttagttcggtgctcgtccgggagaacgagagTCAACTTACCAGCCCATATATTATACCAGTAAAGTGCTCCACGAAGCCGAAACTCGTACTCAAAggtggagaagatgatatttgccttggtcatatcAGTGCAACGACTCCGTTCGTATTTCCAAGCACACGCCATCGTAGTCCTCATCGATTGGActcatctttatatatatatatatatatatatattttttatatatattttgaatatatttttttgttgaGAGGAAATGGGCTGAGGCACAAAGATAATGAATACAACCTCTCAGAAGGAAAATAAACGAGAGCACACGgagggagaaattattgcatgcacctggtgcatgcaatacggaggcaCAGCGGGGTGCCCTCAAAACGAGCAAaaacataattaaaaaataaataaataaataaataaaagcaacACCTAAAGAAATGGCGGTCGAAATCAGGGTCAGCCAAACACTACAaacaaaattacaattttgcctgaAGAAACTTTAGCTTATGAAACATGGAAAGAGAAGTTGCTCGGGTAAAACACCACACTGCGAAGGACTTCATCAGGATACTTGACTTGGTTCCAAAAAAATCTTCCCAACCCATCCCTTCTTACGCTCTCTAGAGACATGTCGGACCCTCCACGATGTGTAGCTGGAAAGGTAGAAGATTGTCACCGAAGAAGCAAAGCTCGTCAACTGAAATCAAGCAAACGTGCAGCGAAAGATTTGCGAAGTTGCCTCTTGCTGCTATAATTTGTTTTCGGATTAACTGGCTCCAAACCCTCCCTGACGAAGTGAATTATCTCCATAACCACTTCTAACGAAGAACTTGGTTTATTTCCTTGGATTCAAGCCAAGTATGAAATATTCCATCAAAACCTGAAACCATTATTAATTCTTCTCGAAAAAATAAAAACATTGAAGGCCAATACGCAAATCCGCTTACGATCATGAACAACTTGATGATTAATTTTGCTATTTCAGCACTTCAGAATGATGTGAAAGTGggttatctttttaaacaaagaTACATATGAAAGTGGATTATCCTCATCCGTGTTTTTGATACCACATAAGCCTTGGTAGCTGAAAATAATGGCTTAATTATTATCCCTGGGCAGCATTTCTAGGTTCTGACCTACCAGTTTTTGTACGTATTTGATATGACAGGATTATTTGCATACTCAAGCATTATCAGTAGCAGAAGAGGAAGGTGCTGCGATTCATCATATGGGGCATCTGGTTTTGGTGTCCTCTTTACAAATGATACCTAGAAGACCATTCCTAACTACTCCAGCAAAATGGGTATAACTTTCATTATTAGCTCTTGTTATCGCCCTCACTTGGATGCGCGTCTTGTTTATCATGCATTTTGTAAGCATAGTTCTTTGCCCTCACAGTGGGTCCAGGTTTTCAAAGTTTCAAATGGCCAACTTGGTGAGTCAATATGGAGTTGATGGACCAGTTTTGAGTCACGTACGGGGTAGGCTGACTAGGCCAGCCAAGCCAAGAACTTCTACAAATATTGCCAATTTTCTTTCAGGCTGCCATTATCATGAGAGTGATCTAGATAGATGCAAATGAAGCGTCCATCAAGGAAAGACTAAATTTTAGTTGGACCAGGTCCGGCTGGTGTCCAAccactaagcaagatgcatgaAGGTGAATTTAtcgcgctttttttttttttctttttgccttGTCTCTATCCATGTTTGCTTCCTAGATGGACTGATTCAACAGCTCAGCGATGGATCTGGCCCAACCAATAATTACTCCCAAGAAAATTGGAAGTAAGATTCATGACATTCGCAGTCCCATCCTCAATCAgccatttttttctaaaaattttatttaaaagttTCTATGGATACAAATATACATGATAATATATCGGGTTTCCAGAGAAATGATGGCAGCTTTAGAAGGGATGAAAGCAAGACATGGAATAATTTCATTAGCATTGTAATTATGTGTAACATGCCTAACCAAGCAAAAGAATTATAAAATGAGACATGGATAGCTTATTTTATATGCAGACCAATTCCGGGGTCACAAAAGGTTGTGCTCGAGTTGGattccattatatatatatatatatatatatatatatatatatatatatatatatatatatatcccttTTTTTTGTCCCTCTGTGCATGTTGTTTGGTGGCTGGACTAATCCATCGGTTCAGTGTTGGACCTGATCCAAACAATACTTCCATGGAAATTGGAAGGAAGATTCACGACATTTGCAGTTCCATCCTCGGTCAAtcatttcttttctaaaaatttaaagtttccATGGTTATAAATAGACATGATGATCTATCAGGTTTTCTAGGAAAACTATTGCAGCTATAGAAAGGATGGAAGCTAGACTCGAAGCAGCATCTCTAGCTGGAGACGTGGGTGCATTCCTCCAGCTTCTTCGAGTGGACAGCCTTCTTCTGGACAGATTGAGCACTACCCATCATACATCAAACAATCCCCTCCATATCGCCGCCTTGCTTGGCCATGCTGATTTTGCTAGTGCAATCCTCAGTCGAAGGCCAAAACTTGCTCAGGACCTGAACGAGCAAGGTTTCTCCCCCTTGCACTTGGCTTCAGCCAACGGCCACCTCTCGGTAGTGAAAGAACTGCTGACGGTGGGCACAGATCTCTGCCTAATCCGGGACAAAGATGGGTTCATGCCAATCCACACCGCGGTGATCAAAGGGAAGATTGGCGTTGTGAAGGAATTGATCGATGCCTGCCCAGAGACAGCAAAAGCAGCGACATGCCAAGGAGAGACAGTTGTTCATTTGGCTGTGAGATCAAACCATTTTGAGGCGGTTGAGTTCTTGGTTGAGAAGCTGGGTGGTGATGAGGAGCTACTTAACTCCAAGGATGAGAAAGGAAACACCATTCTGCACCTCACCGTTGCTAAGAGACAATTCCAGGTATGAACCGAGATGTGTGTTTGCCACTCTtacaaggattttttttttttttttgatgaaatgggTGGCCAAGAAAAAAAGCCACCCAGCATTTAAGAAAGCTCTTACAAAGATTCTTTATCACGAGAAATTTTTTTGGTTGAGCAATCAACAGATTTTGAAGTTCTTACTAAGCAAGCCAGTGATCCAAGTGAACTCTTTCAACCTGAAGGGCTTCACTCCACTTGACGTGTTATTGGAGTTGCCTAGCGAGCACGGAGACTTGATTCTGGGAGAGATGATTCGAGCTGCGGGTGGGAAGAAAGCAGAAGAGGAATCTCCACCAGAAGCACAGAGTCATCCCATTCAGAGAGCCATCAATCCTGTAGCACATCACCAACGAGGTCAAATTGGAAAGGCCGGCTTCTACAATTCTTCTATCTAGCACACAGGGGCAAAGCATCACGTCGGGATCTGCGAGTAGAACAAGAGCATGGAGACACCAGAAGCACATTGATGATAGTGGCAACACTTATAGCAACTGTTACTTTTCAAGCAGGATTGAACCCTCCTGGAGGATTCGTGCAAGATGGCGGGCCAAATGCCCTAGCTCCTGGGCAGGCAGTTCTAGGTCCTGAACTATCTTTCTTCTTGATATTTGACATGGTGGGATTATTTGCATCACTAAGCATCATTCTGTTATTGATTTGTGTGGTCCCAAGGAACAAGAGGATGCTGACGAAGTTCTTGAAGTGGGTTATGTGGATTGCTATCTTCTGTACAGCAATTGCATTCACGAATGGCCTCCATAAAATATTTCCGATTTCTTCCTTCGATCCTATCAGCTTATTCATTCAAGGTTGGTCTGGGATCTTTGTAATCGCGATCGATTGGGTACTCATTCGATTCAGCATCTATTTGCTAAGGAAAGTGGGATGTTTGAAAAA from Elaeis guineensis isolate ETL-2024a chromosome 4, EG11, whole genome shotgun sequence includes these protein-coding regions:
- the LOC114912930 gene encoding uncharacterized protein, producing MEARLEAASLAGDVGAFLQLLRVDSLLLDRLSTTHHTSNNPLHIAALLGHADFASAILSRRPKLAQDLNEQGFSPLHLASANGHLSVVKELLTVGTDLCLIRDKDGFMPIHTAVIKGKIGVVKELIDACPETAKAATCQGETVVHLAVRSNHFEAVEFLVEKLGGDEELLNSKDEKGNTILHLTVAKRQFQILKFLLSKPVIQVNSFNLKGFTPLDVLLELPSEHGDLILGEMIRAAGGKKAEEESPPEAQSHPIQRAINPVAHHQRGQIGKAGFYNSSI